A region from the Schistocerca serialis cubense isolate TAMUIC-IGC-003099 chromosome 1, iqSchSeri2.2, whole genome shotgun sequence genome encodes:
- the LOC126482651 gene encoding PC4 and SFRS1-interacting protein-like — MAGPFKKGDKVFAKVRGYPPWPAHVQCLAEATNNKLKYHVIFYGTYETAVCKAEDMFPYVENKERFGRPLKRKGFNEALAQIENGVNDKLFETKCNEDSESDWESDFNQTSPESQRASKSSEQTEGNSVNQRSSKILKSADKLNSKKSLNESTSPLSQGEAQRVSRSGRKIKPKKFADDEITGTGINIDNSEHSVRAIGGSYDQNKSNVLPNNYTLSNTVSEDNAAGSEDDQVDFCRTGRSHQFPVSHKRKSSLQTGTAEGDNTIFKPHVELSEPPVQNALPSIGTTRLTKIKQLQTVSQLLCLDALIKASTCCSKAKLENCVKYLTELANLPVDCNTLKRCPQIVVTVRKLTKYLGNTTNLETPVSEGGKATEKIFLIQCKSQQIYNKYKAMFTNFEKDVSSSTYLNNVDYSHRHSFSSETGSSSASEVFPAVISQPGPSNTVIRKLSTRGRKIGKPVAQPRLSRIVGRPAKFIRRSVHHSRTTNADNRRREDVENWPPSRDST, encoded by the coding sequence ATGGCTGGTccttttaagaaaggtgacaaagttTTTGCAAAGGTTCGTGGGTATCCACCTTGGCCTGCCCATGTCCAGTGTTTAGCAGAAGCAACAAATAATAAGTTAAAATATCATGTAATATTTTATGGGACCTATGAGACAGCGGTCTGCAAGGCTGAAGACATGTTTCCATATGTTGAAAATAAAGAACGATTTGGAAGACCATTGAAGAGGAAGGGTTTTAATGAGGCATTAGCGCAGATAGAGAATGGAGTTAATGATAAGCTCTTTGAAacaaaatgtaatgaagacagcgAGTCAGACTGGGAGTCGGATTTCAACCAAACCTCTCCTGAATCACAAAGGGCATCCAAAAGTTCTGAACAAACTGAAGGAAATTCTGTTAACCAGCGAAGCTCAAAGATTTTGAAGTCTGCTGATAAATTAAATAGTAAAAAATCTCTAAATGAATCTACATCACCTTTGTCTCAGGGTGAAGCACAAAGAGTGAGTCGCTCTGGACGAAAAATAAAGCCCAAAAAGTTTGCTGATGATGAAATAACGGGGACAGGTATTAATATAGACAACAGTGAACACAGTGTTCGAGCCATAGGTGGTTCCTATGATCAAAACAAGAGTAATGTGTTACCAAATAATTATACATTATCTAATACTGTTAGTGAAGACAATGCTGCAGGCAGTGAAGATGATCAGGTGGATTTTTGCAGAACAGGCAGATCTCACCAATTTCCAGTGTCTCATAAGAGGAAGTCCTCTTTGCAGACTGGAACTGCAGAAGGAGATAACACAATATTTAAGCCACATGTCGAACTTTCTGAACCACCTGTACAGAATGCTTTGCCATCAATTGGAACTACTCGACTGACTAAAATAAAACAATTGCAAACTGTGAGTCAACTGTTATGCTTAGATGCTCTCATAAAAGCATCTACTTGTTGTTCAAAAGCCAAGCTTGAAAactgtgttaaatatttaactGAACTGGCAAACTTGCCAGTAGACTGCAACACATTGAAAAGGTGTCCCCAGATTGTAGTTACAGTAAGGAAGCTGACTAAATACTTAGGAAACACTACCAACTTAGAGACACCTGTTTCTGAGGGGGGAAaagcaacagaaaaaatatttcttattcAGTGTAAATCTCAGCAAATATATAACAAGTACAAAGCAATGTTTACTAATTTTGAAAAAGATGTATCTTCTTCAACATACTTAAATAATGTAGATTATTCTCATAGACATAGTTTTTCCAGTGAAACTGGCAGTTCATCTGCAAGTGAAGTATTTCCTGCTGTGATATCACAACCTGGTCCTAGTAACACTGTAATAAGAAAGCTTTCTACGAGAGGAAGAAAAATAGGCAAACCTGTTGCACAACCTAGGCTATCCAGAATAGTAGGTAGGCCAGCAAAATTTATTAGAAGGTCAGTACATCACTCCAGAACTACCAATGCTGACAACAGACGTAGAGAGGATGTAGAAAATTGGCCGCCCAGCAGAGATTCAACTTGA